In Silurus meridionalis isolate SWU-2019-XX chromosome 23, ASM1480568v1, whole genome shotgun sequence, the genomic window cttgctcaagggccctgcagtggtgctgggatttgaacttatgaacTTCAAGTATAATGTCTTAAACAATGAACTACCATCTCTCATATAAACTACTCCAGGTCAATTCCAAATGTTACCTATTAACAGTAGTTTAAGAGTTACCTGAAATAAATCACTGTAGGAGTCACTAAAGCTAGTAGCTAATCCTCACTGAAAGCAGTTAATGTAATGCTAGTAAATATACAGTAGCTTTGTAAACAAATGTCACcaacacacagccaagacaagATACAACTTTCCTTAATGCTGATTATggaatgtatataatattaattaaaatcacTATGCCATTTCCTTACGCAATTAAGAAGTCAACAAAGATGCCACAGAAGTTTTAGTTTTAACAATACACATAATACAAAGTTCAAGACTTACCCAGAGAGCAAAGCGTCGCTCCTTCACATTCCATCCTCACTGGTGAAGTAAGTTCCATCATTCATGTTGACTATTCTTTCCTCACAGCAGAACTCTTAACTATAATATACAACAACTGCTTCAGTTCCACAGGTTTGGGATGTTGGGGGTGACAGGAAACACTCATAAGGTCCACAAAAACAAAGCTGCTGTGGGTCTACCAAGAAAGAGTGAAAAGCCCCTTTGTTGTGGCTTTCACTGAATATTCCTCTCCAGGCCTATTCAGTGAAAGCCACAACAAAGGGTGCTCTCTGGTGGCCTGGAGGGGAATATCTGAGGTGGCCATGACAAAGCCACCCACTTAATGTGAGGCTCCTGAAGTGCTCAAGAAAGGTCGCCACCCCTGGATCATTCGCATCAACAGCGGGACCACAGTTATTATCCTTATTTACTCTTATTCCTCACAGTGTGACTCGTTTCCTTACACTGCCAGAGACAaaattttgttaatttgttgtgtgtgatgtgactAATACGCCTAAAACTacaaaaaagaggagaaataaaGGGGAAAACTGCATTGTACAttcactttatattttaaagctggAAATCCCTCCACACTACAGTTCAACTTAATTCATTCCTATATTCAGCCAATAGAAGCGATTATTGAGAAATGATTGTTTTTCTCTTAATTAAAGTGTGGAGCTCTCTAGCTGCTTTACTGTGTTTGATAGTTTGTCCTGTCTTTTGTTCTcaaaacacaccacacaatcttttacagttttttgaCTATTCCCACATTTTGCTGGACACTGAAGTTGGTGGAGCAACGCTTTAAGACGTAAGCATGGTAGAAAGCGGAGATCCGATGGCACAGTTCTAAAGCCATGCTGCCGGAGCTACTTCATCATTGGTGTCCCCCAGGGATGTGTTCTTTCCCCACTGCTTTCTCCCATTACACCAACAACTGCATTTCTACAGACCCCTCTGTCAAGCTCctgaagtttgcagatgacactacagTCATCAGCCTCATTGATTATGGTGACGAGTTTACATTCAGAAGCAAAGTTCAGCAGCTGGCTGTCTGGTGCAGTCATaacaacctggagcttaacacactcaaaacagtggagatgattatGATTTCAGGAGAAACCCTCCTGCACTTCCCCACTTACCATAATGAACAGCACTGTGGcaacagtggagtcattcaggttcctgggcaccaccatctctcagggcctgaagtgggacaatcacatcaactCCATCCATTAAAATCCCAACAGAGGATGTGCTTCCTTCACCAGCTGAGAAAGTTCaatctgccacaggagctgctcaAACACATCTACTCAGCTATCATAAAGTCTGTCCTGTGCAAtccattttatacatttatgaaCAGGAAAAAATTTGAACTCAAGAAAAATTTCTTATAGAAATTGAATAgaatattatttcattaaaagtCTTACAACTGCCATTACTTTTAGCAGTAATAGTAAGACtatagaaagaacatcactcataatcacacactccagtgctcatgttagttctcactctccagtgttctgtagtgtttaaagactataaccacactcttgatgtcacccaaatgaggatgaggttctgcttttgagtctggttcctctcaaggtttcttcctcataacatctaagggagtttttcttcaccacagtctccatggtgctcatcagggataaatacaacCATTCAACTTAACtctaaaattctgtaaagctgatttgagacaatgcctgttgtgaaaagtgcaatagaaatgaacttgacttgacttttccatTCTGTTCCACTCCAGGTTTCAGTAATCTTCTCCACTTCAGGTGTAGGACAGTGTTTCATTACATCATCTTATAAACTAATTggaaaagcagcaaataaatagaaatgataGTAAATATGAATCAGGTAAAATCTTGACACAATCATTTTGTCTTCTGCCCTTTTTCATCTACTTCAGGTGTCTTGAACCGTAATAACTTGTTGCTCCTGAAGACCCCTGGAATGAAATTTGGAAGGCTGCCTTATCATCCTTAGGCATGATTTTGACTTGAAGATGCCCCATGTAGGCTCTTGACCGGAACAGGGTGAACAGAACTGGGGAGGCCAACTCATCAGACTTTGGCATGTATTTGGTTTTGTAGGCCACATTGTCTGGCATGAGCTTGACTTGAAGGGCCCCCTCATGGGCCCCTGACTAAAACATGGCTGGATAGATCAGCCTTTTGAAATCTGGGCATGGACTTAGCTGGTTGGATCCTGTATGAACTAGGTATTATTGCCACTCTAAGGACCCCTTTGACTGGAATGGGTCTGGGAAGCCTGCCCAATCTTCCATTGTCATCAGATTGACATGAGGGGTCACCTGACTGGAACAGGACAGTTTGGATAAGTCGTTTACTGTAAACAGCCCGACCCCAAACACGCCTAGAAGCAGTCATGACAGTTAACTACAGTTTAGCTGATTTATCTCCATGTATTTGTTGTGTGTGAAGTGACTAAAACACGTTTCCCTGAACTCTTAAACATGTGCCTTATGTACAAATACTTATACAGTATtctgaaatgaaacaaataaaacaaagtcTCTAGTAAGACTAGTGATAACAGCATAACTAAAACAGATATCAGGCATAGCATGGGGTTCCACCTCAACTTATGTTTGCCACATTGCATGAGATTCTTTCTTATCAGCCTCATGCTTGGGCTTCCACTACGGTGCTTCAGTGAGCAGCACTGTATACAGAGCATGTAACGGGTGACCACCATTTCAGCTGCATTGACAGGTTGAGCTCATAAGGGAAGTCATCATTGATAGCCTCCCTGTGTGATCTCCACCCTAAGGTCAATCAAACCATGTAATATGTGTATTTACGTTAACAGAGGGAGATCCAAGTGCAGAACAATGAGACCATTTCAGTATATACACAGGCAGATAAGTCTTGTGTTATAGGTGTCCTGACGTGATCATGTCATGACTTGAGGAACAGAAAGTAGAGAACACGCTCTCTCAAGTGAAAGACACAATTATTAGCAATCCAACCAGTTTTTGGTTTTGATAATGTAATTATTGAAAATGGCCCTGACCCCCAAACAAGTCTAGAAGCAGTTCTGAGAGTGAAGTCAAGAGTTCaggcaaagtgaaaaaagtTCTTAACACGTTTGTAGAAGTGTTGCTGCTGCAGCACTCTGTCACATTTTAGTCAGCAGCTCACACTGACTTATTTTGGGTCACTTCAGCAGACCAAATGTCTTTATTATGGAATCTAATGATAAAAGGCCAAACAGAGAGTACAGTAATGCACAAGTACAGAAACATCATGTAGAACATTGACAGCTGATAGCAGCATTGACAGCATTTAAATTGTTCTCGATGTGTGTGACTCCTGTGTCCACACTAAAGGACATTGAGTGGGCACAGAGTGGACTGCCCAGAAAACATGCCTGTTCAAGCCCACCATGGTAATGTGTGGGTTCACTGTAGGACAGTGTGGGCCAGGCAGACCTACACTAATTCCAACTGAGCCCCCTGGAGGTTAGATCATGCAGAGCCTACTACGATTTTGATGGCCCTATTTTGTGTGCAAGCCAATAGTTGGAATTTCCACGGAAAACCCACAGCAGCTCTCTCAATTTTGGACCACATAAGTGTTTTCTGTGGGAAACCTGACTGTGGGTTTTTCCATAGAAAACCTAAATGAGTCTCACTGTGGACCAGTCCACTAAGTGTAAGTAAGGTCACATTCTCCACATGGGGTTTCATTCCATtgttatgcaaataaaaaactctacaaatttaattcagttcaattcatgtttatttgttttgcacattaaacagtaaacattgtctcagagcagctttacacagatgatgtggtgataacaatgaagatgttctttataagtgtaagtttattcctaatgaacaagtcggtggagactgtggtgaaggaaaaactccctgagatgcagaaggatgaaaccttgagaggaaccagactcaagaaggatctgaagttctttttgaagtgatgaagaaaaagaggagaaataaaGAGGAAAACTGCATTGTACATTCACTTCATATTTTAATGGAATGAACTGCATTTGTGTGGATGTTTCCACTCAGGAGTTTTTACACACAGCTGGAAATCCCTCCACATTACAGTTCAACCAAAATCATTCCAATATACAGCCAATAGAAGCAAATATTTCCAGTTCAATCAACACACTGATCCTCCTCATCTCACTATTTCTTCCATTTCCATTCAAATTTCTACTTTGATCTCAATTTGAAAATAATCAGGACGATTGGAAAAATCATCATCATGAGGGCAAGAACTCCAACTCTAAGAACGGAGAGCAGGAAGAACAGATGGATCTGACCATCACAACCTGGATGGAAGAACAACATTCTATTAAAACATGTCAGGAGCTGAAATCTATAATGGAGTTCACTgaaaaaactttatatattgtatttattaacagTTAAATGTTTGCACTCCAGAAAATTctattacagagagagaaaagaaaatgatttgatCAAAAACGTACGCTCTGGAGTCGTGCTGTCTGAACCCTGGTGTGGATCAGAACCTGTGCTACTGATTTCTGGTCCAGGTGAAGAACAGAAGACAAATTAATTagaaaagcagcaaataaaaataaataaaaaaaaaaatattagtgaATTTATTAACAGGGAAATTTaaccaaaatattttgttatataaagtaaaaaagaagaTTATTTGATCAGAATGTTACTTTTATCGTGTGTTTTTATTCCATCGTTTGAACCCTGGTGTGTAACAGAACCTGTGATCTTGTTTCCTGGTCCAGGTGAAGGACAGAGTTTcatctctttatctttataaatcaattagaaaagcagcagatgaacagaaatgatagtaaatatgaataaagtgAAATCCTCAACATTTACTGCATATGTACACATAATACTGGTTAAAGTGTTGATCTGGAATTAGCAGCTTATCAGAGTCAAACTGTTTACCTTCAAATTGCAGACGTGTTCCAGATGTGAACTTTATTGTAGTTCCCTCCATTTCTCCACAGAAATATTCTCCTCCATCATCTTCTCTCAGGTTCTTAATGTTGAGATCAAACTGATGCTCATTTACAGTAATACTGAAGCGATTATCATTAAATCCATCAGTAAATGTGTAGTTATTTGTCCCGTAACGTTTTGCAAAAAACTGAGGCACTTTTCCAAAACTCTGTCTGTACCAGACTACTTTACTTTTGTCTCTGATCAGACTGAGATCACACGCTATAGTTACATCTTCTCCACTCTTTACTGTTCTCACGTGAAGCTCCTTGATGTCAgatgtttttactgtaaaaagtgtgtgatatTTAATGGTTAATGATGTCAGTAAATGaggtaaatatgtaatattactatttgaaatgaaagatttgaaaatgttCTCACCAGCTGTGCAGAGACAAAGCAGAGAGTAAAGCGCCACAAAGAGTGAGATCATCGTTCCTGTTCAGACACAGTGATAGTGAGGAAATCAActtgtgtgttcagtagaaaaGCAGCTCTCACTCACACCTGATTGGATGATTTGAAGCTGTGGACTGATCTGATTGGTTCATTAGCTGTAGTGAGATGTGAAGCTCACAGTGAATTCTTGTCTCTTCTGAAGCTGTAATGAGTCACATGACTTTACAGACAGACCCCCAAACAGGAAGTAGAGAACAGGAAATAAACACTGCTGCACTGACATGGGAAAGATCCAGTTATTAGCGATGCTACAATTGTAGCCTTCGAGAAGCCGTTTagtggaaataaaaacattgagaTGTGAAGGATcaatattcagtgtgtgtgtgtgtgtgtgtgtgtgtgtgtgtgtgtgtctgtttaacCCACTGAAAAGTGGAAATGaatcgagtgtgtgtgtgtgtgtgtgtgtgtgtgtgtgtgtgtgtgtttaacccACTAAAAAATGGAAGTACATTTGGAAGTGTGGTTCTGGCTAAATAAATGCAGTTCTGAATCCAGTGATCTCTCCACACGTGTACTGATACTCAGGATTAAAGAAGACAGTTATTCAGTCATGCTACCATGGAGTCTTCACCTTCTGTCTTCACAGTCTTCTGGCTTGCACATGGAGCAAGATCAGCTCTTCCATGCACTGCTCCAAGCTCTCATCACTGCTCCGAGCTCAGGAGCCAGACGATGATGTGTTCTGGAGAAGCTGTGTGTTTCCTCTGCAGTCTCTCCAGCCACCACCTTCATCTCACTCAATCAGTTGTGTTTCATTTCTTACCTAGAACACAGAGCCCTCATGTTAAGTGGGATGAAGGTAAGAGACCAACAACTACTTATCGA contains:
- the LOC124376636 gene encoding uncharacterized protein LOC124376636, translated to MISLFVALYSLLCLCTAVKTSDIKELHVRTVKSGEDVTIACDLSLIRDKSKVVWYRQSFGKVPQFFAKRYGTNNYTFTDGFNDNRFSITVNEHQFDLNIKNLREDDGGEYFCGEMEGTTIKFTSGTRLQFEDKEMKLCPSPGPGNKITGSVTHQGSNDGIKTHDKKISSTGSDPHQGSDSTTPERCDGQIHLFFLLSVLRVGVLALMMMIFPIVLIIFKLRSK